A stretch of Desulfobacter hydrogenophilus DNA encodes these proteins:
- a CDS encoding YggT family protein, producing the protein MLLLSNFFMAVAIVLDYALNIYMWIVIASAVLSWVNPDPYNPIVRFLRKATEPVFYQIRKYLPVTFGGMDLSPIVVFLVIIFLQNFVVKSLIGLSRSM; encoded by the coding sequence ATGCTGTTATTGTCTAATTTCTTCATGGCTGTTGCCATTGTTCTTGACTATGCTTTAAATATTTATATGTGGATCGTTATTGCCTCGGCCGTGCTGTCTTGGGTGAATCCGGATCCGTACAATCCCATTGTTCGATTCCTTCGCAAGGCAACGGAACCGGTGTTTTACCAGATCCGCAAATATCTTCCCGTGACCTTCGGGGGTATGGATTTGTCCCCGATAGTTGTATTTTTAGTTATTATTTTTCTTCAAAATTTTGTTGTAAAGAGTCTCATTGGTCTATCCCGTTCGATGTGA
- a CDS encoding SPOR domain-containing protein, whose product MVRIVRHISVRFWLTTLMVLPSGFVLFPRLSGWLSDMPASVFIALMYLFCGLGLGIFMDVAGLWRIKGLVRDAQLWERSGIATRAEKKFIRAVRIYDSAWISPLAARRAEPMLISSLARFYLASGSRRREIQGAASAWLAQNPKDKSLARFWLERIQDQDVAGTFTQSILTVLADSWYADPELCRIVVDVFLDQGRMDFSARRLYRSFLDMIDMTGEGNNASQQDKVRAEMIRDMMSERLDTPEPEPEMIEPGLGTLGDERVDSTIFIPGDQEGRGPFVDLTDQAFEDGPAGWRPEDDIYTGQQTSGRVSALLALLSGIGRKAAGGGSFIADRTGKAKYAVLNLIQAREKWWGRVRGVMIACLGVWLIFFVWGTLSHMFKTAEQPARQINIVITKPFTIQVAAYHKKAHADRYMATLAQKGLKATMKVTDGGGKTWYLVHVSEFTDQKSAQAYGNRLKTDHIIDEFFVTKN is encoded by the coding sequence ATGGTACGCATTGTCCGACATATCAGTGTCCGGTTCTGGCTGACAACCCTGATGGTTCTGCCTTCAGGGTTTGTTTTATTTCCCCGGTTGTCCGGATGGCTTTCGGACATGCCGGCTTCGGTATTCATTGCCTTGATGTATCTGTTTTGTGGGCTGGGACTGGGTATATTCATGGATGTTGCCGGGCTTTGGCGCATCAAGGGGTTGGTTCGGGACGCGCAGTTGTGGGAACGTTCCGGTATTGCAACCCGGGCTGAAAAAAAGTTTATCCGTGCCGTCCGGATCTATGACAGTGCCTGGATATCGCCTTTGGCTGCGCGGCGGGCAGAGCCCATGCTCATTTCTTCCCTGGCACGGTTTTACCTGGCATCGGGGAGCCGACGTCGTGAAATCCAGGGTGCCGCCAGTGCCTGGCTGGCACAAAATCCCAAGGACAAGAGCCTTGCCCGGTTCTGGCTTGAACGCATCCAGGATCAGGATGTCGCCGGAACATTCACCCAGTCCATATTGACGGTATTGGCAGATAGTTGGTATGCAGATCCTGAGCTTTGCCGGATAGTAGTGGATGTGTTTTTGGATCAGGGTCGGATGGATTTTTCAGCCAGGCGCCTGTACCGATCCTTTTTGGATATGATTGACATGACAGGCGAAGGCAACAATGCATCACAACAGGATAAGGTTCGGGCTGAAATGATACGGGATATGATGTCTGAACGCCTGGATACGCCGGAACCGGAACCGGAAATGATAGAACCGGGGTTGGGTACCCTTGGAGATGAAAGGGTTGATTCGACAATCTTTATACCTGGGGATCAAGAGGGTCGCGGGCCGTTTGTCGATCTGACTGACCAGGCATTTGAAGATGGTCCCGCAGGGTGGCGGCCGGAAGACGATATTTATACCGGGCAGCAAACTTCCGGCCGGGTGTCAGCCCTGTTAGCCCTGTTGTCCGGAATCGGCAGAAAAGCGGCTGGCGGTGGCTCTTTTATCGCAGATAGAACCGGAAAAGCCAAATACGCTGTTTTAAATCTGATACAGGCCCGGGAAAAATGGTGGGGTCGGGTGCGGGGCGTCATGATTGCCTGCTTGGGCGTCTGGCTGATTTTTTTTGTATGGGGTACGCTTTCCCATATGTTTAAAACAGCAGAGCAGCCGGCCCGGCAGATAAATATTGTGATTACAAAACCGTTTACCATCCAGGTTGCTGCCTACCATAAAAAGGCCCATGCCGACAGATATATGGCAACCCTTGCCCAAAAGGGACTCAAGGCCACCATGAAGGTGACGGACGGTGGGGGCAAAACCTGGTATCTGGTCCACGTATCTGAGTTCACGGATCAGAAAAGTGCCCAAGCTTACGGCAATCGACTAAAAACCGATCACATCATTGACGAGTTTTTTGTAACCAAAAATTGA
- a CDS encoding zinc-ribbon domain-containing protein, whose product MKIACPKCGSNANLPDDKIPKDKDFSFKCPQCAASVSVKASAGNPGGGGFEQNTAGMVPDIPKFQTGGSKQALVCIAPSLGRNRILAGLKNAGLKVHVSETPAQALKYLEYSVYPLVVIDDAFDTDKVIATYINNMDIFLRRKICLVLLGPGLETGDAVTALDLSANYVIKSQDLEQEDASLVNNVLAVALSEHEQMYAVFNDSMKAVGKA is encoded by the coding sequence ATGAAGATTGCTTGCCCAAAATGCGGCAGTAATGCAAATCTGCCCGATGATAAGATTCCAAAAGATAAGGATTTTTCATTTAAATGTCCCCAATGCGCAGCCTCTGTCTCAGTCAAGGCGTCGGCTGGCAATCCCGGGGGTGGTGGTTTTGAGCAGAATACAGCCGGCATGGTTCCGGATATTCCTAAGTTTCAGACCGGTGGATCGAAACAGGCGCTGGTCTGCATCGCACCGAGTCTTGGCCGCAACCGGATTCTGGCTGGACTGAAAAATGCGGGATTGAAGGTTCATGTGTCTGAAACGCCGGCCCAGGCCTTGAAATATCTTGAATATTCTGTTTATCCGCTGGTGGTGATAGATGATGCCTTTGATACTGATAAAGTCATCGCTACGTACATAAATAATATGGATATATTCCTTCGCCGCAAGATTTGTCTTGTCCTGCTTGGGCCGGGGCTTGAGACCGGCGATGCCGTGACCGCCTTGGATTTGAGCGCAAACTATGTGATAAAATCCCAAGATCTTGAGCAGGAAGATGCCTCCCTGGTGAATAATGTTTTGGCCGTGGCCCTGTCTGAACATGAACAGATGTATGCTGTGTTCAACGATTCAATGAAAGCTGTCGGAAAAGCCTAA
- the tatC gene encoding twin-arginine translocase subunit TatC: MSDQEEKSPFTEHLGELRDRLIHAFIAVGLGFVAAYFFKEQLFDILTAPLVTAMAKSGNATLIFTGLPEAFFTYLKVALLAGIILATPVLFYEFWMFISPGLYRDEKKYMLPIIILSLIFFIAGASFGYFIVFPYGFEFFLGFTTETIQAMPSMKEYLSFASKMLLAFGFVFELPLVLTFLARMGIVTPAFLKKNRKYALLLFFVGAAIITPPDVVTQIMMAMPLILLYEIGILGAKIFGKKSKLDDENNDEEEQEEEIHEFDEDSETDDIDSKL; encoded by the coding sequence ATGAGCGACCAGGAAGAGAAAAGCCCTTTTACCGAGCACTTGGGCGAATTGCGAGACCGCCTGATTCACGCCTTTATTGCGGTGGGTTTAGGTTTTGTTGCGGCCTATTTTTTCAAGGAACAGCTGTTTGACATTCTCACGGCACCCCTGGTAACCGCCATGGCAAAAAGCGGCAATGCAACATTAATTTTTACAGGATTGCCCGAAGCCTTTTTCACCTATCTTAAAGTGGCGCTGCTGGCAGGCATTATCCTTGCCACCCCGGTACTGTTTTATGAATTCTGGATGTTCATTTCTCCGGGGCTGTACCGGGATGAAAAAAAATATATGCTGCCCATAATCATTCTATCACTTATTTTCTTTATTGCCGGGGCCTCATTCGGGTATTTTATTGTTTTTCCATACGGATTCGAATTTTTCCTAGGCTTTACCACGGAAACCATCCAGGCCATGCCTTCCATGAAGGAGTACCTTTCATTTGCATCCAAAATGCTTCTGGCTTTTGGGTTTGTTTTTGAGCTGCCCCTTGTCCTGACCTTTTTGGCCCGCATGGGTATAGTGACCCCCGCTTTTTTAAAGAAAAACAGGAAATATGCCCTGCTTCTGTTTTTTGTGGGCGCAGCAATCATTACCCCACCGGATGTGGTTACCCAGATCATGATGGCCATGCCACTGATTCTTTTGTATGAAATCGGTATTCTCGGCGCAAAAATTTTCGGCAAAAAGTCTAAGTTAGACGACGAAAATAATGATGAAGAGGAACAGGAAGAGGAAATCCATGAATTTGATGAAGATTCGGAAACAGATGATATAGACAGTAAATTATAG
- a CDS encoding type IV pilus twitching motility protein PilT — protein MAEIDAFFKLMHDQGASDLHLTAGQQPALRLHGDIERIKYDKLTNDKLRGMLYEITSQEKIKEFEETGDVDFGYEIPGLARYRANYFMQKNGIAAVFREIPSNILTAEALGLPAVISKLADLPRGLVLVTGPTGSGKSTTLAAIIDQANRNRKDHIITVEDPIEFVHKSQGCIVNHREVGTHTKTFSAALRGALREDPDIILVGELRDLETISLAVEAASTGHLVFGTLHTSSAHKTVDRLVEVFPSTEQAQIRSTLSDGLRAIVAQVLFKRVDKKGRCAALEILVATPAVRNLIRESKTHQIPSMIQTGKQFGMQLLDDAIMALYKQGKISPADAYSKANNKSLFRPFLKHPPADFTEA, from the coding sequence ATGGCTGAAATCGATGCATTTTTTAAGCTTATGCATGACCAGGGAGCATCCGATCTGCACCTGACTGCGGGTCAGCAGCCTGCGTTAAGACTTCACGGCGACATTGAGCGAATCAAATACGATAAACTGACCAATGATAAGCTGCGCGGAATGCTTTATGAAATCACCTCCCAGGAAAAAATTAAGGAATTTGAAGAGACCGGGGATGTTGATTTCGGGTATGAAATTCCCGGTCTTGCCCGTTACAGGGCCAATTATTTCATGCAGAAAAACGGCATAGCCGCCGTATTCCGCGAAATTCCATCGAATATCCTGACTGCCGAAGCGCTGGGTTTACCGGCGGTGATTTCGAAACTGGCAGACTTGCCCAGGGGGCTTGTACTGGTGACAGGACCCACCGGTTCCGGTAAATCAACCACCCTTGCTGCCATCATTGACCAGGCCAACAGAAACAGAAAAGACCATATTATTACCGTGGAAGATCCCATCGAGTTTGTTCACAAAAGCCAGGGCTGTATTGTGAATCACAGAGAAGTGGGGACCCATACCAAAACGTTTTCCGCGGCACTTCGCGGCGCCCTGCGTGAGGATCCGGATATTATCCTGGTGGGTGAGCTTCGGGATCTTGAAACCATTTCCCTGGCTGTTGAAGCTGCTTCCACAGGTCACCTGGTATTTGGTACCCTGCATACATCCAGTGCCCACAAAACCGTGGACAGGCTTGTTGAAGTTTTTCCCAGCACGGAACAGGCCCAGATTCGATCCACACTGTCAGACGGCCTTCGTGCCATTGTGGCCCAGGTGCTGTTTAAACGGGTTGACAAAAAGGGTCGGTGTGCCGCATTGGAAATCCTTGTGGCAACCCCTGCAGTCAGAAATCTCATCCGCGAATCCAAAACCCATCAGATCCCTTCTATGATCCAGACCGGCAAGCAGTTCGGGATGCAGCTTCTGGACGATGCCATCATGGCGCTTTACAAACAGGGAAAAATTAGTCCCGCGGATGCCTATTCAAAGGCAAATAACAAATCACTGTTCCGGCCGTTTCTTAAACATCCGCCTGCGGATTTCACCGAAGCATGA
- a CDS encoding type IV pilus twitching motility protein PilT — protein sequence MKKQQLDYILTKMLDSHDNVSDLNITPGKPLQVESSGQLLAVDLGPGFSILTPFQTEVLALNLINNDRKQLETLLREGSCDLSYQLSTKARFRVNIFSRSGKYAIVLRKLETTIPSIEKLNLPESFHKMAEEKNGIIFVTGSTGSGKSTSLAALLDKINKTKSVHVITLEDPIEYQHTQKRSTFNQRELGMDFDTFASGLRAALRQAPKVILVGEMRDRETVEIGLAAAETGHLVVSTLHTVDAGQTINRLLGMFSTEEETQIRIRLADTVRWVVAQRLLPKVGGGRVAAFEIMATNLRVKDTILNGESEGKTYNDIIVAGKPQGMISFDEFIVNLYEGGKIDENTAMAYASRKDIVGRGLDRIKSARGESTSGIQSLEIDRGYGGEEDDSL from the coding sequence ATGAAAAAACAGCAGCTTGATTATATACTTACCAAAATGCTGGATTCCCATGATAATGTGTCGGACTTAAATATTACGCCGGGAAAACCCCTTCAGGTGGAAAGTTCAGGACAGCTTTTGGCCGTTGATCTGGGTCCGGGATTTAGTATTCTGACGCCGTTTCAAACCGAGGTTCTGGCCCTAAATCTTATTAATAATGACAGAAAACAGCTTGAAACTTTGCTGCGGGAAGGCAGTTGTGATTTATCCTATCAGCTGAGTACCAAGGCAAGATTCAGGGTAAATATTTTTTCCAGGTCAGGCAAATACGCCATTGTATTAAGAAAACTTGAAACCACCATCCCTTCCATTGAAAAACTCAATCTGCCGGAAAGTTTTCATAAAATGGCCGAAGAGAAGAACGGCATCATTTTTGTTACAGGTTCCACAGGGTCTGGTAAATCCACCTCACTTGCCGCACTTTTAGATAAGATCAATAAGACCAAATCCGTGCATGTCATTACTCTGGAAGATCCCATAGAGTACCAGCATACCCAGAAACGTTCTACCTTTAACCAGCGGGAACTGGGTATGGATTTTGACACCTTTGCCTCGGGCCTGCGGGCCGCTTTGCGCCAGGCCCCCAAAGTAATTCTGGTGGGAGAAATGCGTGATCGGGAAACAGTTGAGATCGGACTGGCCGCTGCCGAGACCGGCCATCTGGTGGTCTCGACCCTGCACACCGTGGATGCCGGGCAGACCATCAACCGACTGCTGGGGATGTTCTCCACGGAAGAGGAAACACAAATTCGCATTCGTCTGGCCGACACTGTTCGGTGGGTGGTGGCCCAGCGCCTTTTGCCCAAGGTGGGCGGGGGACGCGTGGCCGCCTTTGAAATCATGGCCACCAACTTACGGGTTAAGGATACCATTTTAAACGGGGAGTCTGAAGGCAAGACTTATAATGACATTATTGTTGCCGGTAAACCCCAGGGGATGATTTCCTTTGACGAATTTATTGTAAATTTGTATGAAGGGGGAAAGATAGATGAAAATACGGCCATGGCCTATGCGTCACGCAAGGATATTGTGGGCAGGGGGCTCGACCGGATTAAAAGCGCCAGGGGTGAATCCACTAGTGGCATTCAGTCCCTTGAGATTGACCGCGGTTATGGGGGAGAGGAGGATGACTCATTATGA
- the yedF gene encoding sulfurtransferase-like selenium metabolism protein YedF — translation MVKELDCRTMDCPAPVLETKKCLENEALSQIRVLVDNDAAVENVSRFLTYAGFEVSVESDGTISVVEGARDQAAAVKLASGPAARSGSDTESSTENSPVKIMVMAASNKFGVGDDDLGAKLMINFIKTLKEMGKDLWRLVFVNHGVTLATVDSAVLDELHELEASGVTILVCGTCLTHLDLMKKKAIGQTTNMLDIVTAMQLADKVINL, via the coding sequence ATGGTAAAAGAACTTGACTGCAGGACAATGGATTGTCCGGCACCTGTACTGGAAACAAAGAAATGCCTTGAAAACGAAGCATTGTCGCAAATCCGGGTGTTGGTGGACAATGACGCCGCCGTCGAAAACGTCAGCCGGTTTTTAACCTATGCCGGTTTTGAGGTCAGCGTGGAATCTGACGGAACCATTTCTGTTGTGGAAGGCGCCCGGGATCAGGCCGCTGCGGTTAAGCTTGCTTCCGGGCCGGCCGCACGGTCAGGCTCTGACACCGAATCATCGACAGAGAACAGCCCGGTAAAAATCATGGTAATGGCCGCCTCCAACAAATTTGGCGTTGGGGATGATGACTTAGGCGCAAAGCTGATGATCAATTTCATCAAAACCCTTAAGGAGATGGGCAAAGATCTATGGCGCCTGGTTTTTGTCAACCATGGCGTCACCCTTGCCACGGTTGATTCTGCAGTGCTTGATGAACTGCACGAACTTGAAGCATCAGGTGTCACCATTCTTGTATGCGGAACCTGCCTGACCCACCTGGATCTGATGAAGAAAAAAGCCATTGGCCAGACCACCAATATGCTGGATATTGTGACAGCCATGCAGCTGGCCGACAAAGTCATCAATCTGTAG
- a CDS encoding DEAD/DEAH box helicase has product MKQLFSFIKTLFTGKPQKQDVSATIPEPRTLEPATPAPDRDAGTVKKPRPRPRKPRWTIENFQVAPQEGKTRFHDFELTTGLMHAICDLNFKYCTDIQAQLLPHTLDGRDATAKAQTGTGKSATFIITLINRFVRTSVKREKKYPRALILAPTRELVYQIEKDFKGLAKYSHLRIVPVFGGTDYQKQQTLLTDKPVDVIAATPGRLLDFISKKLIDLSRVEIVVIDEADRMLDMGFIPDVRRLIYMTPHKDKRQTLFFSATLTEDVLRLAESWTRDAVRIEIDPEQAAANSITQIVYLTTEKDRFKNVCNLLISEKLERVIIFVNRKDTARYLSEELSRYGLNAGVLSGDVAQDKRFKVLNQFKTGTLNFLVATDVAARGLHIENISHVVNYDLPIEPEHYIHRIGRTGRAGATGTSVSFADEMSSFQIPKIEEVLGHKVSCEYPTAALEADLPKPAPRPSKKTSKQNQTKRPNQGKKPYKRRRPPSKKVTNKKP; this is encoded by the coding sequence TTGAAACAATTATTCAGCTTCATAAAAACACTTTTTACCGGAAAACCCCAAAAACAAGATGTTAGCGCCACTATTCCGGAACCCCGGACACTCGAACCGGCTACACCAGCCCCTGACAGGGACGCTGGAACGGTTAAAAAGCCCCGCCCAAGACCCCGAAAACCGCGTTGGACCATAGAGAATTTCCAGGTCGCCCCCCAGGAGGGGAAAACCCGGTTCCATGATTTTGAGCTTACCACAGGGCTGATGCATGCCATCTGTGACCTTAACTTTAAATACTGCACAGATATCCAGGCCCAGCTTCTTCCCCACACCCTTGACGGTCGGGATGCCACGGCCAAGGCCCAGACCGGCACAGGCAAAAGCGCCACCTTTATAATTACCTTGATTAATCGGTTTGTCCGCACATCCGTCAAGCGGGAAAAAAAATACCCCAGGGCCCTGATCCTTGCCCCCACAAGGGAGCTGGTGTACCAGATTGAGAAGGACTTTAAGGGACTTGCCAAATATTCCCATCTTCGGATTGTCCCGGTTTTTGGTGGCACAGATTATCAAAAGCAACAGACCCTTCTCACGGACAAACCCGTGGACGTCATAGCAGCAACCCCTGGACGTCTTCTGGACTTTATCTCAAAAAAACTGATTGATCTGTCCCGAGTTGAAATTGTTGTCATTGACGAAGCAGACCGAATGTTGGACATGGGATTTATTCCGGATGTCCGCCGCCTGATTTACATGACACCCCACAAGGACAAACGCCAGACCCTGTTTTTTTCCGCCACCCTCACAGAAGATGTGCTCCGCCTGGCCGAATCCTGGACCCGGGATGCCGTGCGCATTGAAATTGACCCTGAACAAGCCGCTGCAAATTCCATCACCCAGATTGTCTATCTGACCACGGAAAAGGATAGGTTTAAAAATGTCTGCAACCTATTAATCAGTGAAAAACTTGAGCGGGTTATCATCTTTGTCAACCGTAAGGATACCGCTCGGTATCTGTCGGAAGAGTTATCCAGGTACGGCCTGAACGCAGGAGTCCTGTCCGGGGACGTGGCCCAGGACAAACGATTCAAGGTGCTCAACCAATTTAAAACCGGGACTCTCAATTTTCTGGTGGCAACAGATGTGGCAGCTCGGGGACTTCATATTGAAAACATCAGCCATGTAGTCAACTATGATCTGCCCATCGAACCCGAGCATTACATCCATCGAATCGGACGCACCGGCAGAGCAGGCGCCACCGGCACCTCAGTAAGTTTTGCCGATGAAATGAGTTCATTTCAAATCCCAAAAATTGAAGAGGTTCTTGGTCACAAGGTCAGCTGCGAATATCCGACAGCGGCCCTGGAGGCAGACCTGCCAAAACCGGCCCCACGTCCTTCAAAAAAAACGTCTAAACAAAATCAAACAAAACGTCCCAATCAGGGCAAAAAGCCTTACAAAAGACGAAGACCGCCTTCAAAAAAAGTGACAAACAAGAAACCATGA
- a CDS encoding twin-arginine translocase TatA/TatE family subunit, with translation MFGLGMPEILLILAIALIVIGPQKLPEVAKMLGKAMGEFKRSAQDLKDSIDIETTVKEAKPKPVKTKLKDAIKDIGTEDPKPLQTSDKSETPDKAHGLKAKTPPESTQDSPDADTPSPASPETETPTPKE, from the coding sequence ATGTTTGGTTTAGGAATGCCGGAAATTTTGCTGATTCTGGCCATTGCCCTTATAGTCATAGGCCCGCAGAAACTGCCGGAAGTGGCAAAAATGCTTGGCAAAGCCATGGGGGAATTCAAGCGATCTGCCCAGGATCTGAAAGATTCCATTGATATAGAAACCACGGTAAAAGAAGCCAAGCCGAAGCCTGTTAAAACAAAACTCAAGGATGCTATCAAGGATATAGGTACAGAAGATCCCAAACCACTGCAGACTTCTGATAAATCGGAGACACCGGACAAGGCGCATGGCCTGAAAGCCAAGACACCCCCTGAATCGACACAGGATAGCCCGGATGCAGACACCCCGTCCCCGGCTTCACCCGAAACAGAAACACCCACCCCGAAAGAATAA
- a CDS encoding DivIVA domain-containing protein encodes MGVTPLVIKQKEFSTRFRGFDVQEVDAFLGEVARELESQEIALEKLRQENHRQNLENQGYRKREESMKNAMIQSQKVLDQMKDNAEKSAQITIANAEVEAEKILNRAHKRLSQLHSDITELKRQRIQLEMQISSVLESHSKLLEMTKEENKAADESDTALKFIRRA; translated from the coding sequence ATGGGTGTTACACCACTGGTGATTAAACAAAAAGAATTTTCCACCCGCTTCAGAGGGTTTGATGTACAGGAAGTGGATGCCTTTCTTGGAGAAGTGGCAAGGGAACTTGAATCCCAGGAAATTGCCCTGGAAAAGCTAAGGCAGGAAAATCACCGGCAGAATTTGGAAAACCAGGGTTATAGAAAACGCGAAGAATCAATGAAAAATGCCATGATTCAGTCCCAGAAAGTACTGGATCAAATGAAGGATAACGCGGAAAAATCGGCCCAGATAACCATTGCCAACGCAGAAGTTGAGGCTGAGAAAATCCTGAACCGGGCACATAAACGTCTTTCACAGTTGCACAGCGATATTACTGAACTTAAACGCCAGCGTATCCAGCTTGAAATGCAGATCAGTTCGGTGCTTGAGTCGCACTCAAAATTGCTCGAGATGACCAAAGAAGAAAACAAAGCGGCCGACGAATCAGACACGGCCCTGAAATTTATCCGTCGGGCCTGA
- a CDS encoding transglycosylase domain-containing protein, producing MRLFSWLVSLMRLLFYTGLLAVALAAAAGCLIVFHISQDLPKLPSPLSRIIETPQSLIYAADGQVLIALGEKTSVSLDMVSVDFLNAIVATEDHRFFEHHGVNKLRTFKALYITLFEPGRIQGASTITQQLAKNLFFSFKQTWQRKFKEMLVAFQIEQANTKKQILEAYINQIHFGAGAQGIERAARVYFDKPAQDLTLAEAALLAGLPKSPTQYNPFRYYDKALARRRVVLNRMVAAGFITADEAGKTNAIRPKLHHGRKDARTGSYFLDALIQKLVNMYGEDVVYHGGIKVYATMDSRLQADARTAVMDGMARLDKLMGLDKGVKEKPQAALVAIDTASGAVKAMVGGRDYYTSEFNRAVNSRRQAGSGFKPFLYYAAFRDRKLHPASVFQDRPVAIPIKGAPDWYPQNFEKRYRGPMILKQALIHSVNSIAAQLVVDVGSAAVVDVAQACGVKSPLKPVYSVALGTSDVSVMDMASGFSTLAGLGIYHQPFLFWRVEDARGRVLFEHIVKDRRVLDAATAFQVVDMMEGVVDSGSGRGVRRLGFKRPAAGKTGTTDNYNDAWFTGFTPSFCVSVWTGYDKKKRLTDKNRRGITGARGAVPIWTDFMIRAMKGEPERDFLIPPGIRYEIVGATTGCLADSRQNMADEAGSSPSVPEPAGTIRVALKKGQEPCRGD from the coding sequence ATGCGGCTGTTTTCATGGCTGGTTTCCCTGATGCGGCTGCTGTTTTATACTGGGCTTCTTGCGGTTGCTCTCGCAGCAGCAGCAGGCTGCTTGATTGTTTTTCATATTTCCCAGGACCTGCCTAAATTGCCCTCGCCTTTAAGTCGTATTATTGAAACCCCCCAGAGTCTGATCTATGCCGCAGACGGCCAGGTGCTCATTGCCCTTGGAGAAAAGACCTCCGTTTCCCTGGATATGGTATCTGTAGATTTTCTTAATGCCATTGTGGCCACCGAGGACCACAGGTTTTTTGAACACCATGGTGTAAATAAGCTTCGTACCTTCAAAGCCTTGTATATCACCCTGTTTGAGCCCGGCCGTATCCAAGGCGCCTCAACCATTACCCAGCAGCTGGCCAAGAATCTGTTTTTCAGTTTTAAACAGACCTGGCAGCGTAAATTTAAAGAGATGCTGGTGGCATTTCAGATTGAGCAGGCCAATACTAAAAAGCAGATCCTTGAGGCCTATATCAATCAGATTCATTTCGGGGCCGGGGCCCAGGGCATTGAGCGGGCGGCCCGCGTGTATTTTGATAAACCCGCCCAGGATTTGACCCTGGCTGAAGCGGCACTGCTCGCGGGTCTTCCCAAATCTCCCACCCAGTACAATCCTTTCCGGTATTATGATAAGGCCCTTGCCCGCCGGCGGGTGGTGTTAAACCGCATGGTGGCGGCCGGGTTTATCACGGCAGATGAGGCAGGCAAAACCAATGCCATCCGCCCGAAACTGCACCATGGCCGCAAAGATGCCCGTACCGGCAGTTATTTTCTGGATGCCCTGATTCAAAAACTTGTAAACATGTACGGCGAGGATGTGGTGTATCATGGCGGTATTAAGGTATACGCGACTATGGATTCAAGACTCCAGGCCGATGCCCGTACTGCGGTGATGGACGGAATGGCCCGGCTTGATAAACTTATGGGGCTGGATAAAGGGGTGAAAGAAAAACCCCAGGCCGCATTGGTGGCGATTGATACCGCCAGCGGAGCGGTTAAGGCCATGGTGGGGGGTAGGGATTATTATACCAGTGAATTCAACCGGGCTGTGAATAGTAGGCGCCAGGCCGGCAGCGGCTTTAAACCTTTTTTATACTATGCCGCTTTCAGGGATAGAAAACTGCACCCGGCCAGCGTGTTCCAGGACAGGCCTGTGGCCATTCCCATTAAAGGGGCGCCTGACTGGTACCCCCAGAATTTTGAGAAAAGATACAGGGGTCCCATGATTCTTAAGCAGGCCCTGATCCATTCGGTGAACAGCATTGCAGCTCAGCTGGTGGTAGATGTGGGATCTGCTGCCGTGGTGGACGTGGCCCAAGCCTGTGGTGTGAAAAGTCCGTTAAAACCCGTATATTCAGTCGCCCTTGGTACGTCTGATGTCAGCGTCATGGATATGGCATCCGGGTTTTCCACATTGGCGGGCTTAGGCATTTATCATCAACCCTTTTTGTTCTGGCGGGTTGAGGATGCGAGGGGTCGGGTACTTTTTGAGCATATTGTTAAGGATCGCAGGGTATTGGATGCGGCAACGGCTTTCCAGGTGGTGGACATGATGGAAGGCGTTGTGGATTCCGGATCGGGCAGGGGGGTGAGGCGTTTGGGATTCAAGCGTCCGGCAGCCGGAAAAACCGGCACCACGGATAATTATAATGATGCCTGGTTCACGGGGTTTACTCCGTCTTTTTGCGTATCCGTATGGACCGGGTATGACAAGAAGAAAAGACTTACAGATAAAAATCGCAGAGGGATTACCGGGGCGCGCGGGGCCGTGCCGATCTGGACGGATTTCATGATCCGGGCTATGAAAGGTGAGCCGGAGCGTGATTTTTTAATTCCTCCGGGTATCCGGTATGAGATAGTGGGAGCGACCACGGGATGCCTGGCCGATTCCAGACAGAATATGGCTGACGAAGCGGGTTCTTCACCGTCGGTTCCGGAACCGGCCGGTACCATTCGTGTGGCGTTGAAAAAGGGCCAGGAACCCTGCCGGGGGGATTAA